Proteins found in one Pontibacter sp. SGAir0037 genomic segment:
- the ruvX gene encoding Holliday junction resolvase RuvX, with product MGRILAIDYGNKRVGLAVTDALQLIATPLETVHAKDVLAYLKAYTQREPVEALVVGMPRTLSGDATDSTQHVVGFIRLLAKEFPAIPVHTVDERFTSSIAQKAMLAGGLRKKARQDKATVDRLSATIILQSYLESKNI from the coding sequence ATGGGTAGAATTTTGGCAATTGATTATGGGAATAAACGTGTAGGCCTGGCTGTTACAGATGCGTTGCAATTGATTGCCACCCCATTAGAAACCGTTCACGCCAAAGATGTGTTAGCTTATTTAAAGGCTTATACACAACGAGAACCGGTGGAGGCCCTGGTGGTAGGCATGCCCCGCACACTCAGCGGCGATGCAACCGACTCTACACAACATGTAGTCGGCTTTATCCGGTTGCTGGCTAAAGAATTTCCTGCCATACCTGTGCATACCGTAGACGAACGTTTTACATCCAGTATAGCTCAGAAAGCTATGTTGGCCGGCGGTTTAAGGAAGAAGGCAAGGCAGGACAAAGCAACTGTGGACCGGCTAAGTGCAACAATTATTTTACAATCGTATTTAGAGAGCAAAAATATATGA
- a CDS encoding S41 family peptidase translates to MSEDKNNFSDQETPQPQQNRNSNTLFQIRLPLFIAFALVVGVLIGATTFAPSGHNPQGTAKSYLKFRDILSYIDRDYVDTVNIEELSDYAISKMLEKLDPHTSYIPASELAMARSYLDGDFEGIGVEFNIFKDTIYVVTPLSGGPSEAAGIQAGDKLIQVDGESVAGVNITNEGVFKRLRGPKGTKVELTVLRKGNNKPLNFTIRRNKIPTHSVDVSYMVDAHTGYIKVSRFSAHTFEEFKEALTGLKKKGLQQLILDLRGNPGGYMDHATRMADEFLSGEKLIVYTDGKGSKYDSKTFANVKGDFENGSLIVLIDEGSASASEIVAGALQDNDRALIVGRRSFGKGLVQMPIPLNDGSELRLTISRYYTPSGRSIQKPYVAGTDEYQKDMLNRYERGEYFHPDSTLFVDSLKYSTTLGRTVYGGGGIMPDVFVARDTTEMSEYLSKIYNKNIIGEYTLNYYRDNRKKLDKMSFDKFQKTFDVTDKMLQDIVTLAKEAGIEQNTAQFERSKNLLRNNLKAFIARSVYGNNGFYPILHESDEEFQQALKEFTRAKRLARGDV, encoded by the coding sequence ATGAGCGAGGATAAAAATAATTTTTCAGATCAGGAAACCCCTCAGCCGCAGCAGAACCGGAACAGCAATACACTGTTCCAGATTCGCTTGCCGCTGTTTATAGCATTTGCCTTGGTGGTAGGTGTATTAATTGGCGCAACTACTTTTGCCCCTTCTGGCCATAATCCTCAAGGTACCGCAAAAAGTTATCTTAAGTTCAGAGATATTCTCAGCTATATCGACCGCGACTACGTGGATACAGTTAATATTGAGGAATTATCGGATTATGCTATTTCAAAGATGTTGGAAAAGCTCGATCCACATACTTCTTATATTCCGGCATCGGAGCTGGCCATGGCCCGTTCTTACCTCGATGGCGACTTTGAAGGTATAGGAGTGGAATTTAATATCTTTAAAGACACTATTTATGTGGTTACGCCTCTTAGCGGTGGTCCTTCGGAAGCAGCGGGTATTCAGGCCGGAGATAAACTTATACAGGTAGATGGAGAGAGCGTAGCAGGGGTAAATATCACAAATGAAGGCGTGTTTAAGCGCTTGAGGGGGCCAAAAGGTACTAAGGTAGAACTTACTGTACTGCGCAAGGGTAATAATAAGCCACTCAACTTTACGATCCGGCGCAATAAAATTCCAACGCATTCTGTGGACGTGAGCTATATGGTAGATGCGCATACAGGCTATATTAAAGTAAGTCGTTTCTCGGCACATACTTTCGAAGAATTTAAGGAGGCACTTACCGGACTGAAGAAAAAGGGACTACAGCAGCTGATACTGGATTTGCGTGGTAACCCGGGCGGCTATATGGATCATGCTACCCGCATGGCCGATGAGTTCCTGTCGGGGGAGAAACTGATTGTGTATACCGATGGTAAAGGCTCCAAGTATGACTCCAAGACCTTTGCAAATGTTAAAGGCGACTTCGAGAATGGTTCTCTAATCGTATTGATAGATGAAGGGAGTGCCTCTGCTTCTGAAATTGTGGCAGGAGCCTTACAGGATAACGACAGAGCCCTGATTGTTGGCCGCCGTTCGTTTGGCAAAGGCCTGGTGCAAATGCCAATTCCGCTGAACGATGGGTCCGAGCTGCGGCTTACTATTTCTCGCTACTACACGCCAAGCGGCCGCTCTATCCAGAAACCATATGTAGCGGGTACCGACGAATACCAGAAAGACATGCTGAACCGCTATGAACGCGGCGAATACTTTCACCCGGATAGTACCTTGTTCGTGGATTCACTGAAGTATAGTACTACGCTTGGCCGTACTGTTTACGGTGGGGGTGGTATTATGCCGGATGTTTTTGTAGCACGCGATACCACTGAAATGTCGGAGTATCTGAGCAAAATTTACAATAAGAACATTATCGGGGAATATACCCTTAACTACTACCGTGATAACCGTAAGAAGCTTGATAAAATGTCGTTTGATAAGTTTCAGAAGACTTTTGATGTAACAGATAAAATGCTGCAGGACATTGTGACGCTGGCAAAGGAAGCAGGCATTGAGCAGAATACGGCACAATTTGAACGGTCTAAGAATTTGCTGCGCAATAACCTGAAGGCATTTATTGCCAGAAGTGTGTACGGTAACAATGGCTTTTACCCGATTCTGCACGAATCTGATGAAGAGTTTCAGCAGGCGCTCAAAGAATTTACCAGGGCAAAGCGTTTAGCCAGAGGCGATGTGTAG